The Streptomyces griseiscabiei genome includes a window with the following:
- a CDS encoding bifunctional DNA primase/polymerase: MLEHALAYAQHGWSVFPLSGKTPAIPRAHEAGHPCRGECGQHGHGYHDATRDPAQITAWWSRYPSAGIGLPCAPNGLAVVDVDPRNGGHSTLCRLEAEHGPLPATLMQLTGGDGLHLVYAHPGTDLPGKLGPGIDVKANGYIVAAPSLHPSGARYRWSGDGQFTHPLTPWPLFLGARTTPPRPVHQIGTARPFDGLVGLVAFVLEARQGERNSRLFWAGCRALELVRAGKVDGDAVHGALLDAAARIGLSDAEASRTLHSAERAPRRAGAVA; the protein is encoded by the coding sequence ATGCTCGAGCACGCCCTCGCCTACGCGCAACACGGCTGGAGCGTCTTCCCGCTCTCGGGCAAGACGCCGGCCATCCCCCGCGCGCACGAAGCCGGGCACCCCTGCCGCGGCGAGTGCGGCCAGCACGGGCACGGCTACCACGACGCCACCCGCGACCCCGCGCAGATCACCGCCTGGTGGAGCCGCTACCCGTCCGCCGGGATCGGCCTGCCCTGCGCCCCGAACGGCCTGGCCGTCGTCGACGTCGACCCCCGCAACGGCGGACACTCGACGCTGTGCCGCCTCGAGGCCGAGCACGGGCCACTGCCCGCCACCCTGATGCAGCTCACGGGCGGGGACGGCCTCCACCTGGTCTACGCCCACCCCGGCACAGACCTGCCCGGCAAGCTCGGCCCCGGTATCGACGTGAAGGCCAACGGCTACATCGTCGCCGCACCCTCGCTGCACCCCTCCGGCGCCCGCTACCGCTGGTCAGGCGACGGACAGTTCACCCACCCGCTCACCCCATGGCCGCTCTTCCTGGGAGCGCGCACCACCCCGCCCCGCCCCGTACATCAGATCGGAACGGCCCGCCCCTTCGACGGGCTCGTCGGCCTGGTCGCGTTCGTCCTCGAGGCCCGCCAGGGCGAGCGGAACTCCCGCCTCTTCTGGGCAGGGTGCCGCGCCCTCGAGCTGGTGCGCGCGGGCAAGGTCGACGGCGACGCCGTGCACGGCGCGCTGCTCGACGCTGCGGCCCGCATCGGCCTGTCGGACGCCGAGGCCTCGAGGACGCTGCACAGCGCGGAACGGGCGCCGCGCCGGGCGGGAGCGGTCGCGTGA
- a CDS encoding helix-turn-helix transcriptional regulator, with product MSRAHLPRADVVRRPLAKPDEIAEYCGVPLSTVYQWSSRGGGPKLIKVGRHLRARWEEVERWLDAQTISQ from the coding sequence ATGTCCCGTGCCCACCTGCCCAGGGCAGATGTCGTGCGTCGGCCGCTGGCCAAGCCGGACGAGATCGCCGAGTACTGCGGTGTGCCGCTCAGCACCGTCTACCAGTGGAGTTCCCGCGGCGGCGGCCCGAAGCTCATCAAGGTCGGGCGGCACCTTCGAGCTCGCTGGGAAGAAGTCGAGCGGTGGCTCGACGCCCAGACGATCTCCCAGTGA
- a CDS encoding helix-turn-helix transcriptional regulator, with amino-acid sequence MKLEKAIGRKLAWARRIRGLSQAQLGEALGAYLEKPWSRQAVNAAERGDRAFTARDLLALALALETPVTTLLIPLGSSDEVELPSGAALDRAQYRSAILHPDAGKTSALAESLEDLKRVHAAFGQMIDLHQRIGLELNMGLDMLASAAEVLGATPENDPGESGDADG; translated from the coding sequence TTGAAACTCGAGAAGGCCATCGGCCGCAAACTGGCTTGGGCTCGGCGGATCCGCGGCCTGTCCCAAGCTCAGCTCGGGGAGGCCCTGGGCGCGTACCTGGAGAAGCCCTGGAGTCGACAGGCGGTCAACGCTGCGGAGCGTGGCGACCGGGCCTTTACGGCGCGGGATCTGCTGGCCCTGGCGCTAGCGCTGGAGACACCCGTGACGACACTGCTCATCCCTCTCGGCAGTAGCGATGAGGTAGAGCTGCCGAGTGGTGCCGCTCTTGATCGTGCTCAGTACCGCAGTGCGATCCTGCACCCTGACGCTGGCAAGACGTCGGCACTCGCCGAGTCGCTCGAGGACTTGAAGCGCGTACATGCCGCGTTCGGACAGATGATCGACCTGCACCAGCGCATCGGGCTCGAGCTGAACATGGGCCTGGACATGCTGGCTTCGGCGGCGGAGGTCCTTGGCGCCACTCCCGAGAACGACCCCGGCGAATCGGGTGACGCTGATGGCTAG
- a CDS encoding site-specific integrase, which yields MASGLRQGEVFGLEVDCVDFLRREVTVRQQLVTPDKDTEAEEGETAVSYLGEPKTHESYRTVPLVGLAVDALAAHLQQYPAVTVDIEDRTDPRKPKRRKAQMLFSTERKDVLKRSGWSRTWARMEKKANEALSKAYAESYAAWVQRGRPEGAEPALVQVPGEASMHDLRHFYASALIKNRESVKTVQRRLGHSKPSITLDTYTHLWPDDEDTTRAAIEAVLGDVPALCPPAATISR from the coding sequence GTGGCGTCGGGGCTCCGGCAGGGCGAGGTCTTCGGCCTGGAAGTGGACTGCGTCGACTTCCTGCGCCGGGAGGTGACGGTTCGCCAGCAGCTCGTCACCCCGGACAAGGACACGGAGGCGGAGGAGGGGGAGACGGCCGTGAGCTACCTCGGCGAGCCGAAGACGCACGAGAGCTACCGCACCGTGCCGCTCGTCGGCCTGGCGGTCGACGCGCTCGCCGCGCACCTCCAGCAGTACCCGGCCGTGACGGTGGACATCGAGGACCGGACGGACCCGCGCAAGCCGAAGCGGCGCAAGGCACAGATGCTGTTCTCGACGGAACGCAAGGACGTGCTGAAGCGCTCCGGCTGGTCGCGCACATGGGCCCGGATGGAGAAGAAGGCGAACGAGGCCCTCTCCAAGGCGTACGCCGAGTCGTACGCGGCCTGGGTGCAGCGCGGCCGGCCGGAGGGCGCCGAGCCCGCCCTCGTCCAGGTGCCGGGGGAGGCGAGCATGCACGACCTGCGCCACTTCTACGCCTCGGCGCTGATCAAGAACCGGGAGAGCGTGAAGACGGTTCAGCGGCGGCTCGGCCACTCGAAGCCGTCGATCACGCTCGACACCTACACCCATCTCTGGCCGGACGATGAGGACACAACGCGGGCGGCGATCGAGGCGGTCCTCGGTGATGTGCCCGCGTTGTGCCCTCCGGCCGCAACGATTTCTCGCTAG
- a CDS encoding YajQ family cyclic di-GMP-binding protein, translated as MADSSFDIVSKVERQEVDNALNQAAKEISQRYDFKGVGASISWSGEKILMEANSEDRVKAILDVFQSKLIKRGISLKSLDAGEPQLSGKEYKLFASIEEGISQENAKKVAKIIRDEGPKGVKAQVQGDELRVSSKSRDDLQTVIALLKGQDFEFAVQFVNYR; from the coding sequence ATGGCCGACTCCAGTTTCGACATCGTCTCGAAGGTCGAGCGGCAGGAGGTCGACAACGCCCTCAACCAGGCCGCCAAGGAGATCTCGCAGCGCTACGACTTCAAGGGCGTCGGCGCCTCGATCTCGTGGTCCGGCGAGAAGATCCTGATGGAGGCGAACTCCGAGGACCGGGTGAAGGCCATCCTCGACGTCTTCCAGTCCAAGCTGATCAAGCGCGGGATCTCCCTGAAGTCGCTGGACGCGGGTGAGCCCCAGCTGTCCGGCAAGGAGTACAAGCTCTTCGCGTCGATCGAGGAGGGCATCTCCCAGGAGAACGCCAAGAAGGTGGCGAAGATCATCCGTGACGAGGGCCCCAAGGGCGTCAAGGCCCAGGTCCAGGGTGACGAGCTGCGGGTCAGCTCCAAGAGCCGCGACGACCTGCAGACCGTGATCGCCCTGCTCAAGGGCCAGGACTTCGAGTTCGCGGTGCAGTTCGTCAACTACCGGTGA
- a CDS encoding SDR family oxidoreductase, whose product MRIVIAGGHGQIALRLERLLAGRGHEVAGIIRRAEHADELRAVGAEPVLCDLESASAEEVAAHLQGADAAVFAAGAGPGSGTARKDTVDRGAAVLFADAAVRTGVRRHLVVSSMGADPRHEGDDIFDVYLRAKGEADAYVRGLDLDWTILRPGQLTDEAGTGLVRLEASTGRGPVPRDDVAAVLAELLETPATAGLTLELISGSTPVSVAVKSVAGN is encoded by the coding sequence ATGCGCATTGTCATTGCTGGAGGACATGGTCAGATCGCGCTGCGGCTGGAGCGGCTGCTCGCCGGGCGCGGTCACGAGGTCGCGGGGATCATCCGCCGCGCCGAACACGCGGACGAGCTGCGGGCGGTGGGTGCCGAACCGGTGCTGTGCGATCTGGAGTCGGCGTCGGCCGAGGAGGTCGCCGCCCATCTGCAGGGCGCGGACGCCGCGGTGTTCGCGGCGGGCGCCGGGCCGGGCAGCGGGACGGCCCGCAAGGACACGGTCGACCGCGGGGCGGCGGTCCTGTTCGCCGATGCGGCGGTGCGGACGGGCGTCCGCCGCCATCTCGTCGTCTCGTCCATGGGCGCGGACCCCCGCCACGAGGGCGACGACATCTTCGACGTCTACTTGCGGGCGAAGGGCGAGGCCGACGCGTACGTACGCGGCCTGGACCTGGACTGGACGATCCTGCGGCCCGGGCAGCTGACCGACGAAGCCGGCACCGGCCTGGTCCGGCTGGAGGCGTCCACCGGGCGCGGCCCGGTCCCCCGCGACGACGTGGCCGCGGTCCTCGCCGAACTGCTGGAGACCCCGGCCACCGCCGGTCTGACCCTGGAGCTGATCAGCGGTTCGACGCCGGTCTCCGTGGCGGTGAAGTCGGTGGCGGGCAACTGA